DNA from Solanum stenotomum isolate F172 chromosome 3, ASM1918654v1, whole genome shotgun sequence:
AAATGAACatgtgaaatttaaaaaatattttttaaaatttttaaaaaccaattatgaaaaaattttaaaatattttccatggtACCTAACACACCCAAATGTCAACTTTGTTTATATCATAGTAGAGTAATTTAAGTGAAAGTATTAACAACTTCACATCATTAGTTGGGAACAAATTATGCAAATTGCAGTTTGTtttaagtgtatatatatataagagagatTACAATTGGGAAAATGTATGATTAGCCTAAATCATTGTTACAGATTCAAGTCTAATTTGATTATTGACCCTTGCAATGAAATCATCAGCTCTCTTGCTTAATTCATTAGGCTCTGTTTCAAATTTCAACTCTTTAAAATTCTCTAATTCTTCATTCTCTCTGTAATTGCTGCTGCAGTAGTTTCCCTTAATTCCATCCAtcacattttcaagattaaCACTTTCCTTTTCCTCCTCAGgttcatcatcattattatcaTCATATCCGCAAAATTCGTCTTCTTGCTCTGGcccatatttaaaatttacacTAAAAggtaaagaagaagaatatttcGATCTTGAAATCTTACACTCTCCAGTGACAAAGATGAAGTTTTTATCATCATTTTCTTGCTCTGCTGCATAGCTCTGTTTCAGTACATTAGATTTTGATTTGAAGATCTTGGACTCTCCAACAAGGACTATGACTATAATGTTTCCAATTAAGAAAATGCACTTAGAACTGAAAAACAGAGCACCCAATTTGGGAATAGAGTCGAAGAGAAGGGATCTTACGAAAGCGCGAAGAAGGGGATACCAAAGAGGACTTGAGAGAATCAAAATGCAAGTCATGGAAGTGAAAGAGTAGAGCATGATCTTGTTGAGAAGCCGCTGTTTCCTGTACTTGTTGATGGcttgaattttctttatttgaagTGAATCCATTATTGTTCTAAAAACAGAGCAAAGTTGCAGAAAACAGAGAGGCTTTGGAAAAATGATTGTGGCTTAATTAAGCTCTTAACATCATTGTTATATTAAAGACCATGCAAGGAGACAGCTAactttatttaaagttaatggAGAAAGAAAAGTTGTATCTTTTACTTATCTTCTTGCCTATGCTTTTGAGCTGCTTTTGTGTTTCACCCTTTTGCTTTTATGATTTGGGAGGAGAACTGTAAATGTCAATGTATTTGGATGCTTTGTTCAACGAAGAATTAGAGAAAGAAATATCATACTAAACTACGTTATAGGTTCGAGccattaatatttgtattaggAAAGACTGTCAACATAAGGGGCGGACCTTTCTGTTAATGCGAGATGTTTTATGCATCAAGTTATCTTTTTTTACAATAGTAGTGTCAAAATGAAGATGCTATTTTTTGAGACTACGAAGAAATGATCCTAAAATATTCAGACAAGATAAAATTTATGTCAAAATTCATTATAGAATTATGGAAAAATGTTGAGAAAGACTAGATATATCTcgtaaatttttaaattaatttcctttaaaaaGGATCATTTGATGCATTAAACTTACGTTATGTGAGGATAAAAAAACTTGAACTAAGTTGTATCTATTATGGACAATTCTATCTTACACTCTCTGCAAGATATTGTTTTCACTGCGCGGCAGACACCGTGAACTCCTGCTAAAATAGTGAGCATTTTTACAGAGGAGCatatatttgtttgatttgattatcAATAATTCATTTAATTAATAAGGCCAAGTAGGCACATACacgattaattaattaatatatatatcctGCTTGAAAGGTGCCTATTACCTATCTAAGAAGTAGTGTTACTTATAAATACGTAGTGTGGATTAGTCACTCATTAGTCATAACATGTGAGAAAAAGGTAgcgaaacaaattaaaaatggagtaaaagagagaaaaaatacttattaaTAAGATTAGAGGAAGGTAGATAGATGTTTCGTACTcactaaaataagtttaaaatatgatataCTAATTAAGT
Protein-coding regions in this window:
- the LOC125858472 gene encoding uncharacterized protein LOC125858472; its protein translation is MDSLQIKKIQAINKYRKQRLLNKIMLYSFTSMTCILILSSPLCSKCIFLIGNIIVIVLVGESKIFKSKSNVLKQSYAAEQENDDKNFIFVTGECKISRSKYSSSLPFSVNFKYGPEQEDEFCGYDDNNDDEPEEEKESVNLENVMDGIKGNYCSSNYRENEELENFKELKFETEPNELSKRADDFIARVNNQIRLESVTMI